One genomic window of Myxocyprinus asiaticus isolate MX2 ecotype Aquarium Trade chromosome 5, UBuf_Myxa_2, whole genome shotgun sequence includes the following:
- the LOC127440829 gene encoding zinc finger protein 239-like, producing the protein MKILRNKELMDVKVESQELNEVEEKRHPYWAPHTFRTEQNSFSGSQTDKNFSQKRTKKYFPCHQCEKTFTQESHLQSHIRSHTGEKPFTCHQCEKTFSQKSHLQSHVRSHTGEKPFSCHQCGNTFTRKESVTKHMRIHTGEKPFKCHQCGKSFRQACILKNHLSLHSEKKSYSCDQCGKTFYSASVLRTHRKSHRKEKPYMCSLCGKSFSHLQSLKDHQRKHTGVKPHVCSECGMAFHRAYNLEQHQRIHTGEKPYKCPHCEKSFISSGNLKKHERVHTGEKPYHCNSCGKTFTISGNLKKHERVHTGDKPYHCTSCGKSFTGSGNLKKHERVHTGEKPCHCTSCGKRFSHISNLLTHKKNNCPELSQ; encoded by the coding sequence CTGATGGACGTGAAAgtggaaagtcaagaactgaatgaagtggaggagaaacgcCATCCATATTGGGCACCTCATACTTTCAGAACTGAACAAAACTCTTTTAGTGGCTCACAAACTGATAAGAATTTCTCACAAAAGAGAACCAAAAAATATTTCCCCTGCCATCAGTGTGAGAAAACATTCACACAGGAAAGTCACCTTCAGAGTCACATAAGaagtcacactggagagaagcctttcacctgccatCAGTGTGAGAAAACTTTCTCACAGAAAAGTCACCTTCAGAGCCACGTAAGaagtcacactggagagaagcctttctctTGCCATCAGTGTGGTAATACTTTTACACGTAAAGAAAGTGTTACtaagcacatgagaattcacactggagagaagcctttcaaatgtcatcagtgtgggaagagtttcagacAGGCATGCATTCTCAAAAATCATCTGTCCTTGCActctgaaaaaaagtcatatagctGTGATCAGTGTGGGAAAACATTTTATTCAGCATCAGTTTTAAGAACACATCGGAAAAGTCATCGAAAAGAGAAGCCTTACATGTGTTctctttgtggaaagagtttttcacATCTGCAAAGTTTAAAAGACCACCAGAGAAAACATACCGGTGTGAAACCTCATGTGTGTTCTGAGTGTGGTATGGCCTTTCATAGAGCTTACAACTTGGAACAGCACCaaagaatccacactggagaaaaaccttacaagtgtccACATTGTGAAAAAAGTTTCATTAGTTCAGGaaacctgaaaaaacatgagcgagtgcatactggagagaagccgtaccATTGCAATTCATGTGGAAAGACTTTCACTATTTCAGGAAATCTGAAAAAACATGAGCGAGTACATACTGGAGATAAACCgtaccactgcacttcatgtgggaagagtttcactgGGTCAGGAAACCTAAAAaaacatgagagagtgcatactggagagaaaccatgccactgcacttcatgtgggaagagGTTCAGTCACATAAGTAATCTACTgacccacaaaaaaaataattgtccaGAGTTGTCACAGTGA